The DNA window AGCGCCGATATCCGCGCGGCGTCCTGCGTCGTCTCGCCGTGATCAGGGTTGCCCTGCAAACCGGCATTCCTATCCGCAGGATCAAGGAGGCCCTGGCGCCTCTGCCCCGCGACCGGGCGCCCTCGGCGGAGGATTGGAAACACATGTCCGCACTCTGGCGCGACGATCTTCAGGCGCGCATCGACCAATTGACCCGATTGCGGGATCAACTCGACGGCTGCATCGGCTGCGGATGCCTGTCGCTCGCGGAGTGTCCGCTGCGCAATCCGGACGACATTCTCGCCGCGAAGGGGCCCGGCGCCCGGCTGCTCATGGCCGAAGGGGAGAGAGCGGCAGACGACGATTGCCGCTGAGACACCCGGCGGTCCCTCAATGCTCGTGCTCGCAGAGACCGTGGTCGGCGAGCGAGGCAATGACATAGCATTCGCCGACGTGGTCCGCGTGGCAGCCTCCGGCCATGCGCGCAAGTTCCGCCTCCAGCCGCTGCAACCGCGCGATCTTCTCCCTCACCCCGGCCAGATGATCTGTGATGATCCGGTCGGCGTCCTCGCAGGGCTCCTCCGGGTGAGCCGCAAGGCGCAGAAGATCGCGGATCGCCTCGATCGGAAGCCCGAGATCGCGCGCATGACGGATGAACGCGAGGCGTTCGAGATCATTTCTTGAATAGCGGCGCTGGTTGCCGTCCGTCCGCTCCGGCTTGGCCACAAGGCCCATCTGTTCATAATAGCGGATGGTCGGCACCTTGACGCCGGTGCGCTTGGCGAGATCGCCGATCGAAAACATCGCTGGCCCTCTTGAATCTCTAGTCACTAGAGCAATTAGGTTACGGAACGAACCAGTCAAGAGCCCAGGATCGGAAAGGATTTGACATGAGCGCCTGCTGCGGACACGACCACGCCCCGTTTGACGGAATGTCCGCGGACTATCGCCGCCGGCTCTGGATCGTCATCGTCCTTAACGCAAGCATGTTCTTCGTCGAGATGATCGCCGGTCGCCTTGCCGGATCGCAGGCGCTGCAGGCGGACGCCCTCGACTTCTTCGCCGATGCCGTGACCTACGGC is part of the Hartmannibacter diazotrophicus genome and encodes:
- the soxR gene encoding redox-sensitive transcriptional activator SoxR; amino-acid sequence: MTPISPTAARLLSVGEVVRRSGLPVSTLHYYEAEGLIGALRSAGNQRRYPRGVLRRLAVIRVALQTGIPIRRIKEALAPLPRDRAPSAEDWKHMSALWRDDLQARIDQLTRLRDQLDGCIGCGCLSLAECPLRNPDDILAAKGPGARLLMAEGERAADDDCR
- a CDS encoding MerR family transcriptional regulator yields the protein MFSIGDLAKRTGVKVPTIRYYEQMGLVAKPERTDGNQRRYSRNDLERLAFIRHARDLGLPIEAIRDLLRLAAHPEEPCEDADRIITDHLAGVREKIARLQRLEAELARMAGGCHADHVGECYVIASLADHGLCEHEH